The following are from one region of the Arachis duranensis cultivar V14167 chromosome 10, aradu.V14167.gnm2.J7QH, whole genome shotgun sequence genome:
- the LOC107471776 gene encoding B3 domain-containing protein At3g18960 yields the protein MASSISSDIRFFKIGLRKSLEDGNLKLPKKFSKKYGDGVPNPVYLKPPDGTAWKIDWSLYDGVIQFENGWNEFASYYSLDNGHLLCFAYNETSNIEVQIFDIIDGFEIKYPSLDHIGDDNSIEILNELPPRGWPSIKLKAAAEVSSPSTSKILRSSVKTGDVEKGPDKQNWMQCCKNEEAS from the exons ATGGCTTCCTCTATTTCCTCTGATATCCGTTTTTTCAAGATTGGTCTCAGAAAAAGCCTTGAAGATGGAAACCTT AAGTTACCAAAAAAGTTCAGTAAGAAATATGGTGATGGTGTTCCAAATCCAGTGTATCTGAAGCCTCCAGATGGCACTGCATGGAAGATAGATTGGTCTTTGTATGACGGTGTGATTCAATTTGAAAATGGTTGGAACGAATTTGCTTCATATTACTCTTTGGATAATGGCCATCTGCTGTGTTTTGCGTACAATGAAACTTCTAACATTGAAGTACAAATTTTTGACATCATTGATGGCTTTGAAATAAAGTATCCTTCCTTGGATCACATCGGCGATGACAATTCGATTGAGATCTTGAATGAACTGCCGCCACGAGGCTGGCCGAGCATAAAACTGAAAGCAGCAGCAGAAGTATCATCTCCGTCTACAAGTAAAATATTGAGGAGTTCTGTCAAAACTGGAGATGTAGAAAAGGGCCCTGATAAACAAAACTGGATGCAGTGTTGCAAGAATGAAGAAGCTAGTTAA
- the LOC110276410 gene encoding B3 domain-containing protein At1g49475 produces the protein MVINIIFITLQKLPKKFTRKYGSDLSNPLYLKPPDGTEWRVDWIIHDGGILFKEGWKEFVAYYSLDDGHVLWFEYNIGTSRIEVQISDMSGLQIEYPVNDQIKEHPPQHRGEPVERPKEQQTRDVDSSPNTQNMRFNEVRQEKIE, from the coding sequence ATGGTTATTAACATCATATTCATAACGCTGCAGAAGTTACCAAAAAAGTTCACTAGAAAATATGGTTCTGACCTATCAAACCCATTGTATCTTAAGCCTCCGGATGGTACTGAATGGAGAGTAGATTGGATCATTCATGATGGTGGAATTTTGTTTAAAGAAGGTTGGAAAGAGTTTGTTGCATATTACTCTCTTGATGATGGCCATGTGTTATGGTTTGAGTATAATATTGGAACTTCTCGCATTGAAGTACAAATATCTGACATGAGTGGCCTCCAAATAGAGTATCCTGTCAATGATCAGATCAAAGAGCACCCGCCACAACACAGGGGCGAGCCGGTGGAAAGGCCAAAAGAACAACAAACTAGAGATGTGGATAGCAGTCCCAACACTCAAAACATGAGATTTAACGAGGTACGGCAAGAAAAGATTGAATGA